CAAGACTCCCCAGAACCATTGGCCTACATGAAACTAGATCAACCATGAGAAACACAACGACACCAACCGACATACCGGGGAAAGGAACAACGAGTGGCGGAAAGGGACACCAACAAATCCCAAACCATACCACCACGACACGAAACCCAAACAAGATGAGCTATGCTCATCGACACCAACCGACATAAAACAAGGATGATTGATTTCTACCAGGGGTGGGGGGAAGGGGCGAGGGGACGGGGAACACCCCTGGGTTGCATGTATAGCATTCAATGACAGGACAGAGACCGAAGGAGCGGGAAGAGCAGAAGAAACAAACCAGGAAACCACCCGAAGACACCATCGGCCGACCACCAGAGGCTATCGTTCACCGTCAAGAAGAACCAAAAACGAGGTCGAACGGAGGGAGCGAAAACGGAAAAGAGATGCGATGATTCGCCGGAGATAGGCCTTGGGACGACCCCATCTCCGGCGAAGGGATAAGGGAGGCGGGGAAGGTTATGCGTGATCAGAGGAGGCGGCGGAGCAAAATAGGGTTTGTTTTTTGGTTGTTTTGGGAAAGTAAGAGAGAGGAAGTTAGAGAGAGAGAGTTGGTTAGGAAGACAATTATGAAAATCCAATAATTAGATCAAGAAAGAGTACAATTTGAAATATGCATTCGTTTGGTTTTCTTCgcataaataaattacataataaaataatagtacAATAAATTACACACACATTTATCTATTTCCAAATAAAGGTGATACAAGTAATTTAACAGAGGAACATGAACATGTCTAGGCAGCACAACTCAACAATTCTTCAATGTGAGCAATGTGTTGACATGATGGTAAGCAGCGATATCTTTCCCGTTTAACGGAACCGGCACAATAAGTTCCTCCCTCATATTGTAATAAAACAAGTTTGCTGAGGAGGGACTACTAAGAAACCAAAGCTTTTCATCATTTGTATAAACAATAGGTGTCACTGATGGTAAACCTGTGGATTGCAAGTAATTTTTAATTTGATTAAGGATGGCGCGAGCGTCAATGTCTACGATTTTGGTCCATTTACTAGATTTGAGGTCAGTTAACTCGTACAACCTCCACAAATTACCCCCTTTATAGGTTATGACCACACCAAGGCCTGTTTGTAAACATATAATCCAATAATAATTAAGAATACCCCTTTTGGTTGTAGGGGCCAGAATAAAGCGTTGGAATAATTCGGTGTCGACATCGAGGGCAACACCATAAGCATAAGGATAACTAATACCACTCCAATAAACAAATCCTCCAACACTTCTAGGACTATGGAATGGTATCTGTACAGGGTTCAATGCACACCATAGGGAAAACTTGTCTATGCCAGCTGGTACCTCAAGTTTTCGCCAATTTTGGTCAACGCCCACAGTATAAACCCAAACCTGTGGCGGTGTCTGACTCTGCTTAAGATGTTTAATGTAAGGATGAGTCGCAATCACAACTTTGTAACGGTTGATTGAAGAAGAATACGAGAAAGCGATGCCAGTCCAACTAAATTCATAGTTTTCGGTAGAGAGGTTGGCAAACTTCGGAAAAGAAGGTAGGCTTACTATGGATTTAGTGACGAGATTGGCTACATGAAATTGGTCTCTGTTAACTTCATGTTGGAGCAAGACTAAACCATGATATGAGCCTCTAATACGACAGTCAAAGGGCGGCTTTGCTAATTCAGTCACTCGAAATTCAGGATTGGCATCGCCGCTAGTTGGTGGTTTGATATAAAAGGCTACATTATTTTGGTGGCAAGGAAAATCAACCAGGAGACCATGAGTATGATGAGCTGACGAAATTTGAAGGTGATTGGTGATAAAACAAGGGGAAGTGATGGTTTGAcgccaaaaccgactaataaaTCTCATGTTTTCGTGAAGGAGTTTAGCAGGAATGAGAAGCAAGATGGTAAAGACCAAGTCATCAGGAAGTCCACAAGACGGAGCACAAGGAACAAGTCGATTTGGACATTTATTTTGTATGTCATGTTCCTTTTCGCCAATAGAATCCTGaaaaatacacatttcatgacattacACTTCCTCAATTTAGTCCATTTCACTACAATTGGGAACGCTATTTTAATTAAATGCGGTGAAATGATTGTAACAGAGTAAATGTAAATTAATTCAAACAGCCCATATACACACGGACACACATTCTATATGCCCATCAACTACTACCCCTGTCCCAGTCAATAGTGTTTACGTTTGACTTATTTTCCAATTTGCTTTATTTTCCAATCACAAAATAAAGTAATAGTAAACTATGAACTGGAACAAATGGAGTATCTATTAATAAAATCCAAAAAGCAATCGTTTCGAAGATGATCAATCACAAATCGAAAATCCAAAAAGCATCAACCAACGAAATAATGGATAAGAGGAGAGAGGGATTATACAACCCTGGAAACATACATTTCGCAACATCATAATTCTTTCACTTAGTCCATTTTCactacatttgattaaaataacgTTAAATGAACGGAACAGAGGAAATGTAAATTAACTCTAACAATCCTATCAATCGATCTATCAATAAAATACAAGTACTCCTCCGTCCTGGTCAATGTCATCTAATAATTGACCCcctcttctttttttttggcctttgtgccaaaaccaaaggtaaaTAATTAACCGGGACGGATGAAGATCCCAAAAGCAATCAGTTCGAGTCACAAAGCGAAATAATGGATTAgagtaaagagagattatacCTGAGTAGAAGAGCACAAGTAGCAATTGCGTTTCGATCGAGTGTTGTACTTGTGATTGTCAATTTTGGGCGTCACCATTTTCTTCGTAGTTCGTAAACTGTATCCCTTTCtcgattttccctttggaccttTTTATTGTCctgaaaaccctaatttattttAAAGAAGGGCTTTGAGTATGCTTTGGGGTGAAAATTAATGCTATCTcaaattatttgtttacatttgattagtgTACTTctaaaaaaaggtaaacaattgaacgGAACAAAGAGGATAGTTTAACATTGAATTAATTTGGTGTCCAGTACCATCCGAGCGAGCTGCATATATGTATTCTCCTTGTCCCCGTCATTTGCTTGCGTATCCCATATTGAGGTTTCTCATTTTTTGGTTTGCCTTTCTAAATTTGGAATGCTTGATGAATAAATTGTTCATCCACTTCTAATAAATTTACTTAATATCAAATAATTATAATCACAAATGGTCCTCTCTTCTTGGTgccaaaataacgataaataaatgacATAACAAATGAAGTATGTAGTCAACTTTGTCACTAaagctgatggggcatattctgcaccgctgaccaagtcaacatattgagcaaggtcaaagatatccacaacaagtcaacggcttagacagcctagccgatgcagcccatcggtcTGTCAACCCGGGTCTCGGCTGGGCAacttgccagccggggcacatacccgcgtactcatatccaagacccctcggcggtgagtcaacagggcccgccggcctgccataggtccctcggccgaggggtagatcagtctttccacctgctagccacttggccacttggccactacgtgacaaaaggtgaaagcctataaatactcctcaaccttcattgaggaaaggatccagaacTTAACCTAAaagacactattcatctggtataatcttccttatctctctacaatatacattcagccaagtaacaacttatcccttaagtttactgacttgagcgtcggagtgagtacgcttggcacaaagccaagccctcagttcgttcattgttgcaggagaggccgagaggaacaattaaggaaagaagtattcaaccaaagacgacattctacaagctacgagtggtaacgaatatctgctttggaattacacccggaacaattggcgccgtctgtgggaaaatcgctactagaagctagtcacattcattcccaaacaaaaaaaaaacaaaaacccacccaaaaagctaagatgtcgaaacaacaagacgcagtcgtgaccgacgaaaccgcattctaccaagatgataccttcaacaattctggagtcgtgcagccctccaccggcggagtaatccagccggagttcgggatgccaataataccagaca
This sequence is a window from Silene latifolia isolate original U9 population chromosome 8, ASM4854445v1, whole genome shotgun sequence. Protein-coding genes within it:
- the LOC141595680 gene encoding uncharacterized protein LOC141595680; this translates as MCIFQDSIGEKEHDIQNKCPNRLVPCAPSCGLPDDLVFTILLLIPAKLLHENMRFISRFWRQTITSPCFITNHLQISSAHHTHGLLVDFPCHQNNVAFYIKPPTSGDANPEFRVTELAKPPFDCRIRGSYHGLVLLQHEVNRDQFHVANLVTKSIVSLPSFPKFANLSTENYEFSWTGIAFSYSSSINRYKVVIATHPYIKHLKQSQTPPQVWVYTVGVDQNWRKLEVPAGIDKFSLWCALNPVQIPFHSPRSVGGFVYWSGISYPYAYGVALDVDTELFQRFILAPTTKRGILNYYWIICLQTGLGVVITYKGGNLWRLYELTDLKSSKWTKIVDIDARAILNQIKNYLQSTGLPSVTPIVYTNDEKLWFLSSPSSANLFYYNMREELIVPVPLNGKDIAAYHHVNTLLTLKNC